In Sphingopyxis macrogoltabida, the sequence GCCGGCCCTGTTCGGGGAAACTCGCATCGTCGGAAAGCTGGAGCACTTCGAGCGCTCCAGGGCGGATCACCCCTGCCGCCAGTTCGCCGTCGGCAAGCCGGCCGAAGCGCTGGAATTTGCGCGGCGTCACGCTCTCGACCCCGTCGACCGCCATCGCTGCGGCAACGAGCTGCGAGAGATAGAGCGGCGCCCCGAAATCGAAATGGTCGGGATGGAAGAATCCCGGCCGGTCGGCGCCGCCGGGCCGCAGCGCCGCGCGCACGCCCGCCGCGACGCTGCTGCGCAGCGCATGCGGCGCGGCACAGACCATCAATTCGATGTCGAGCGGCACCAGCCGGGCCGCGCGCACCGCGATGTCGAAACCGATCAGCCGGTAATCTTCCATGTGACGCAGCAAATCGCGCGTGAATGCAGCATCGACCGCCGCCCCGCCATTGCGGTCGATATAGAGCAGGATCGTCTGCCAGGCGCCGGTCCACATCGGCACCGCGACGGCGTCGGCGACCTCATGATGCGTCCGCGCCCGCGCAGCGTAGTCCTCAGCGACGACCGCGCGCTCCTGCCGGCGAAAGGCGACGGGGGCGTGGATACGGATGTCGGCGACGCTTTCGGGATCGGCGCCGCCCTGCGCCCCCAGCGGATTGCTCACCGAAATGCGGCGCTTCGCGATCGAATCCTTCAGCACGACATGGCCGATCGCGCCCGCACCGACATTTGCCCTACGGCCGGATCCGAACCGGCCGCCGACGCTGAAGCGCGTCCCGACCGTGGGTGCCAGCCCGTTGATGTCGTCGCCGAAGCGCAGCGTCACGCGCCCGTCGATCGCTTCCTCGACCACGAAGTCGCGCGAATAGCGGCTGCTTTCCAACAAATCGGGCCGCGCCGCCCAGCCCGCGAAATCATCGTCGAGCCACAGCGCCGCATGGCACTCGGCAGGATCGACGTGCGCCAGCGCCGCCGCCGGGCCGGCCGCATCGACCCCGCCGAGGTCGATGTGCTGCACGCGCGCGACATCGCCGCGGTCGAGGATCGGCCGCCACGTCCCGTCGTCGAAGGGTGCCGGCGGCGACAGGCGCGGGCGGACCGCATCGGTCTCGGCCGGGGTCAGTGCAAGGTGCGCGGCGGGCGGCATCGAGGCGCCATGATCCGCGAGCATGATATTGCCCGCCGCTTCCGCGCACAGCGTGGCCGGGGCTGCGTCGCCATCGACCTTGGCCTGGATGACGAGGTCGAAGGGCAAGGCATCGGCTTGGTCCCACTCCACCGTCACCAGCTTGAGCCCGGGTTGCAGAACGTCGGCCACCGGCGTGACACGCGTCAGCCGGACCACATGCCGGTGCGCGAGGTCGGCATCCTCGGCCTTGCCGTTTTCGGGGGAGTGCGTCTCCGCAAGCAGCAGGAAATCGCCCGCCGCCAGCGCCCCGCCGGCAGGGCTGGCGTCGACCAGCGTTGCGGCCAGCGCGCCGCGCGGCAGGCGGCATTCGTCGGCCGCCCAGCTGTGAAAAGCGATGCTGCCCTGCCAGTCCCACAGGCGCAGCGCGCCGACGGTCTCGAACACCGTCGCGATGCCTTTCAACCGCCGCGCATAGTCCGACGCCGCGATCACCGGGTCCGCTCCCTCTTCGCGCAGCAGCAATGGCGTCGCGGCGGGCAGCAGCATGCCCTCGGCGGCGGCATCCTCGACGCGGAAGCGCGCGAACAGCCGCGCGCTCGCGCCCTCGCCGACCGGGTAATCGACCAGTCGCGCATGGCGGGCGATCGAAGTGCGGCTGCGCGCGGTCGACAGGAATGCCTCGGTCCCGACCCAGTCGAGCTTGTAGCTCAGTTGATCGGCGCGATAGGCCAGCGCCTCGACCAAGGTGGTGGTGAGATCGACCGGATTGTCGCCGCCGAACCCCGGCACCAGCGCCGCGATGCGATCGAGCATCAGCCGGCGAAACCCCTGATAGTCCCTGACCCGATAGTCGAAGACCGGATCGGCGGCCAGCGCCTCGGCCTCTTCCTCGCAATCGGGCGCGCAGTCATAATCGCTCGCGCAGCCGATCTTGAACGAGAAATCGACCGCCGCCAGCCGCGCATCGACAAAAGCCGGCGGCGCACCGTCGTCGTCTCCGCGGACGATCGCCAGCCGATAGGCAGAGAAATCGGTGAGCTGCCCTGCCGCGACTTCCAGCGTGTAGAGGCGCGGTTCGGCGCCCTGCGGCAGCAGTTCGAAATCGGCCGGCGCCGGATAGCGCACGCCGCCCGCCAGGCGGAAATTTTCTGTCGTCAACGCCGGTGCGGCGCCCGGCAGCGGGTTGACGAGCATCACGTCGATGAAGGTCGGGAGCAGCGTGGTCTCGCCCGCCCGGATCTCGATATAATCGATGCCGGTGAAGCTCGCATTGGCGGGCGGCTGCGACAGCAAGGTGCGGCGCCGGTCATCGCAGCAAATGTAGCGGTCGGCGCTCATGTCAGTTCCTTGCGGATGTCGAGCCGGTCGACCGTGCGCGTCGAACGCACCTCATAGGTCACTTCGATATCGAGCACCGCCTCGGCGCCGTCGAAATGAACCGCCAGTTCGTGCAGTTCGAGCATGTCGCCAAGCCACTGGTTGATCGTCGCCTGCAACGCCGCCTCCAGCGCCATCGCCGCGACGCCTTCGCCCGCGCCGAACAGGAGTTGGCGGACGGCGCTGCCGAGATCAGGCCGCATCACCCGCTCGCCCGCCATCGTCAGGATCAGCAGTTCCAGCATCTGGCGCACATGCGGCGCGCTGCCATAGGCAACGGCGGCGCTCCGCCCGTCGATCGCCGGAGCGAAGGGAAAGGCCAGCCGGCTCATGTCGCGATCACCCGCGTCTGCGACCCGGTGATGATCGGCGGACCGCCCGGAATCTGCTCTGCGCTCTGGCACATCGCCACGCACGGATTGATCAGCAGCGGCTGGCCGTTCGCCGTCACCCGCGTCGCACCGACGATCCAGCGCGTCGTGACGCATGGCTGCGGCTTGTTCGTGGGCACCGTAAAGGCGCAGCCGGCAACGAGCCCCTGATCGGTCAGCACCGCGGCTGGCATGCCCGACACCTGCACGCGCGGGCTCGCCGCGACGATGTTCAGCGTCCCCCCGTGGGGGCAGGTGGCGGAAGCGCCCGTGTGCAGGACCGGTCCCGGCATGTCTCCCCTTCCCTTCAGGTTATCGTCAGTGCGCCGCCGTTGATGACGACCGACGGGCCGCTCATCGCGATCGACGCGCCCTGTCCGTTCGAAATGATGATGCCGCTGGCGCCGATGCTGATCATCGCGCCGGCGATCGTCTGGATCTTCACCTGCTGCGCCGGATTGTCCGACAACGTGACCGTCGTTCCCGTCGTGGTCTGCAAATGGATATTCGGGGTGACGGGCGTCGCCCCGACCAGCGCCGCCATCGGGAACCCCGCCGGATCGGGCCAGAAACCGCCGGTCCAGATCGGAAAATCCGGGTCGCCGGCCTCGAATTCGACCCACACCATCGATCCGATCGCAGGCAGCGCGACCACCGCCGACGAACCCTTGCCGGCAAACGGCAGGCAGGGCAGCGCCCAGGTCGAGGGGAAGAGGCCGTAGCGGTCGCCGAGCTGAACCTGGATGCGCCCCTGGTTCTGGGCGTCCAGATTGTTGAGCACCGTCGCGCGATACTTTCCGAAATAGCGGGGCCCGGCGGTCATAGCGGCACCGCCGGGACATTGCTGATCAGGCCGTCGCGTGACATCTGGAACGATTGCTTCCAGCTGCCCCGGCCCAGCGTGTGGGTCACCGACCGGACATAATAAAGGCCGTCATGCGCCAGCCCCGCCCCGCGCACCCCGACGATGCTGCGTGCGTCGAGCGGCTTGCCGTAACGCGCAAGGTCGAAGCTGCCGCTCGCGGTCACCGGGTCGGTCGCCGCGCGCTTTGCGAGCAGCAGCGACATCACTTTCGGCATCTCGTGCCGCTCGGTATCGATCAGCTTCGTCTTGGTCGGGATCAGCGGCCGCGCCGCAAGCGGCGGCGCGAGCAGCGAGATGTTCGGGACCGGTACCGGGATCGAGAAACCCCCGGCCTTGATGAAGCCATAGGGCAGCACCGCCGCCGATCCGTCGGCACTGAACGACAGGCTTTCGATATTGCTCGCATGATCCATGTCGACCGTCATCGCCGGCTGCGGCAGGCCGAGCCGTACCTGCGGTCCCCAATAGGCGGTGTTGGTTCCCGGCGCGGGGCCGGGGGTCACATAGAATTCATGCCCCGCCTCCTCGGCCATCTTGACCAGATAGGCGTAATCGGTGCCCTGCTGGTGCGGATAGGCCTTGGTCGGCAGCGAGATCGAGGTGAAGATTTCGGGGATCGGCATCGGGATCACCCCGAACATCGCATATTTGGCAATCAGCGCCGCGACGCGCGCCACGGTCGGCATCCCCGGAAAGGGGAAGCCGGTGAAATCGATCACGTCCATATAGCCGGAGACATCCTCGCCGGTGATCGTCAGCCGGTTCTCCCCCGGCGATGAAGAGGCGACGACGTCCTGCCGTTTGATCGGCCCGTCGGCGAGCACCTTGGGCATCCCGTTCAGCGTCGCCACGAGGATGACGCGGATCATCGGGTCGAAAAAGCCCGCGGGCAGCAGCGTCTTCGCGATCTGCGAGGTCTTCGAATAGGTGAAGCTGATCTGGAACCCCGACCGCTGACCGACCGCCTGCGTCACCTGCGCGCTTTCCAGCGCATCGATCACCGCCACCGGCACCGGCGCGACGGCGATCGGCCCCATCAGGAGCGTCAACTGGACTCCCTTAAGCGTCGCCATCGTCGGCAATCTCCAGCGGCAGGGGGATGACGACCAGCCGCCCGGCGGGGGTCGTCGCGGTGGCGGGGTCGGCGTCGCCGTTCGCGTCGCAGATCCGCCAGTATAGTTCGGGGTCGCCGAACGCCTCGGCGGCGACCGTATCGATGCGCTCGTCTCCCGCGCTGCGATGGTGGGTCAGCGCCCGATAGCGCGAGCGTGCGGGGATGATCCGCCGGCCGACGAACTCGGTCTTCGTCCCGTCGGCGTTCTGCGTGCTACGCATCGGTACCGCGTAATAGCGGCTGTTCGGTGGATAGATGTCGGTCATGGGACCCCCGTCAGGCCCAGCGCCTGCATGTTCGGCGGCCGCCGTTTCGCCATCTTGTCGCGCCGCCGCGCCGCGACCATGAACAGCTCGGCGCCCTTGCTGCCGAACGCGAGATCGTCGATCGACAGCGCCCGCATTCCCAGCGACACGCGCGCGCGGATCGGGTTGAGCTGCGTGTCGAAGGCCTCCTCGACGATGCTGAATTCGGTGATCCGCACCGGGACCAGCCGGTTGCGGCCGAGCGCCAGCAGCACCAGCGGCGACGGCAGCGGCAGCACCTCGAGCGTACCGCTCCGCGCCAGGCCGTCGGCGGCGGCGATATCGTCGGGCGACGGCGAGATGATCGCCTCCAGTTCGGCAAGGTCGGCGGCGATGCCGTTCGCGACCGTGTCGGCATTCGATCCGGGCTTTTCCAGCCGGTCGGTCGCGTCGATCTCGATCTCGATCTTGATCGTCTCGATTGGTGGACCGACGAGCCGCAGTCCTTCCAGCCGGTCCCCGGCGTCGATCTTTGCGCCGCGCGGGGTCAGCGTCCGCGACAGGCCATCGGGATTATATTGGAAGGCGACAGTGCGCAGCACCGCCTTGCCGTCGGCATCCATCAGCACGAAGCCGCCCTTCAGCGTCCGCGGCGATCCCGGAAAACTGGTCATCGCGCGCTCCTCATATCTTGTTGCCGATATAGTCGCGGCCGGGCGGCCGGGCGTTCGGGTCGTAATTGGGATTGGGCGCGCTCTTTTCCTCGCGCCGCCGCATGATGTCCTTGATCACCCCCATCGGATCGACATCGTCCATCTTCGCCTTGTCGGTCGCACCGGGTATTTCCTGGGCGCTACCGCCATCGCCGCCAAAGCTCGTCGAGAATTCTCCAACGTCGACGGTCTTTTTGGCAAGGTTGGTCGAAAAACTCGCGATGTCGAAGTCCCAGGTATAGCTGAGCAAGCCCCACAGCGCCGAAATCGTCACTGCGCCCCCAATGCCGAGCGTCGCGTCGAGGCTCATCTCGAACTTCGGGTGCATTCCGACGGTGAAGCTCCCCTTTTCGTAATGCCCCTTCGCTTCGACGTCGGCCTTCGCCGTGCCCAGGATGCCAGGCGTTACGGTGATCGTGCCATGGACGTCGCCTGCCCCGAACAGCACGTCGACACCCAACTCTGCGCCAAAATTTCCATAAAGGCCGAAACCGGCGACGCAGGTGAAGCGCGCGCCGATATCCGCGATGATGTTGGGATTTTCCTCCAGCGGATCGAACGAGCCGCTGATCTTGACCGTCTCGACCACCCCGGGGCCGAAGAAAACGGAATAGCTGACGCCCGCAAAGAATTTGACATAGGCGCGGACGGCCGGGATCGGCGTCGGGATCGAAAATCCGGGCGTCGTGATCTTGAACAGGTCGCGGCGTCCCTTGCCTTCCTTCGGATATTTCTCGAACAGCGTGTAGGGGCCCAGCGTCAGCGAGCCGGTGATGCGGAGATGGTCCTCCTTGTCGAGTTCGACCGTCAGTTCGGGGCGGATCGTCGGGGTGATCTGATAGGCGATCGTGCCCTTGCCATAAATTTTCCCGCGTTCGTCGATCCCGCCCGAAAGCTTGCCCTTGCCCTTCTTGTTCTTCGTTTCGACATCGACATTCGCGATGCCCTCGACCTTCACCGAACCGCCCGGATAACGCTCATAGGTGAGCGTGATGTCGCCCTTCCACTGTTCGCGAAAGGTGAAGAAGCCGCCGCCGCTGACCTTCAGATAGCCGTCGCGGTAATAGACCTTGGCCTCGATCGCATCGACGATCTTGAACGGCTTCTCCCACCGTCCCTTGCCGCGATAGGTGATGCTCCCGTCGACCCATTGCGCGGTCAGGTCGAAGGTCTTGTCCTTCACCGTGATCTTCGCGCTGCCCTCGGCCGTCATGTCGAGCTTGTCGCCGTTCTGCGCCATCGCGACGCGGACGTCGATCACCGTGTTCGGCACCGACGTGCTGTTGATTTTCAGCTCGCCCGACCAGCCATTTTCGGAATGGAACCGGACCTTGCCTTCGGCTTCCTGGACGCCGGGAATGCCGACCCCGGGCTTGATCGTGCCTTCGGCCAGAAAGGCGCCGCCCGCGAATTTGGCAGTGATATCGCCGAGGATGATCGGCTTACCCTTCGGCCCGATCTCGAACTGCACCGACCCGCTCGGAACGAAACTCGGCGACAACTGGAGCGCGAAAGCCCCGCCGGTAAAGCGCAGCCCGGGTATCGGCGACTTGAGTTTCGCCGCATCGATCGGCGCCTTGGCCTTGAGCAGGTCCGGGCCGAAATTGATCCCGATCTCGCCCAGCATCGGGATCGTCGACTTGATCGCGCCGCTGCCGCGCAAATTCCCGGCATCGTCGATCTCGGGCTTGATCCAGCCGGGGCTGAGATAGGGATAGTGAAAGGCGATCTTGTCGTTCTGCTTCGACTTGCGCAGCTTCAGCATGCGGCGCTCGCTCGGCTTCTGCGGTTCCTCCGCCCCGTCGGCGGGCGCTTCCGCTGCGGTCGGCGCGGGATCCTTCTGGAGCGTGGCGTCGAGCTTGACGAATTCGTCGGCCCTGCCCGTCGTCTTGACCAGCTTGCCGTCGAGCACCCCGTCGATATCGTCCGCGGCGCCCTTTTTCGTCGTGCGGCCATAGCTGGTGAGCCGCATGCCGGGAACGATCCGCTTGAAGTTGAAATCGATCGGCGTGGCACCGGACTTGCGCACCTTCATCGTCTCGGGCGCCCCGCCCGCGGTCATCGTCACCGGGTCGCCCTCGGCGTTGGCGACGTCGGCCGATCCGGTCACCACCTTGTTGCGCAGCGCCTCCTCGATGATCTGGCTGCCGTCCTTCGTATCGGTGTCGGGCTTGACCGAAATGCCGGTCGTAAAGCGGAACTGCAGTTCGCGGACATGGCCGTAGTCGGTGCCCTTGAGCTGGTTCACCAGCCCGACCAGCTCCTGATAGGTGTCGCGTCCCGACGCCTGGTTCTTCGACGAACCAAGCAGTTGGAGATTGGCCGGCGAACTCGTGCCCTGGAGCTGTTTTTCGACGATATGGTCGATATCGCATTTGGCGTCGGTCAGCCGCTCCTTCGCAAAGCCCTTGAGGATCGTCGCGACTTCCTTGGTCTCGATCTTCGCCTTGAGATCGGCGTTGGCCGCCGCCGCGGTCTTGAACGCGGTGCCCATCGCCTTCAGCGTCGTGAAGCCATATTTGTTGAGCCAGATCGTCTTGTATTTCTCGCTCCCCTCCTTGTAGGCGGCGACATTGTCATAGGTGTCGACCGTTGCGCCCTTGCCCTTGAAGATCGGGGTGAAGATCAGCCGGTCGGGTTTGTGGAGGTCGTAAACCTCCTGCACCCAAGCCCCGCGTCCTTTCACCTGCGGCAGTTCGAACCCCGACACGGCGACGACGAGGCGGTCGGTGCCGGCATCGACCGGCTTGGGTTCGACGACCGTCCAGTTCGCTGGCAGGCCGGGCGTCGGACCGCCCTTGCTGCTCGCCGCCGATCCCGACGGTGCGGGGTCGTCGGTCTTGGCACGAAACACCGCCGGGGTGCCGATCCGCGACAGCGCGGGCGCGGCCCGTCCCGCCGTCACCGCGGCCGCCGCACGGTCCGCCTGCGCCTCCAGCTCGGCATCGGCGGCGGCGGGCATCGGCCCGTCGGCCTTCATCTGCACCCCGCCCTGCTGGACGCTGTGTGCCAGTTCATGCGCGATCAGCGCCTGCCCGCTGCTGCTTTCGGGCCGATACTGACCCTCGCCGAACACGATATGGTCGCCTGCGGCATAGGCCCGTGCGCCGAGCGAGCGGGCATTGTCGTGCGCGCGCGCATCGTCGTGAACGCGTATCGACGAGAAATCGCGTCCGAAGCCGCTTTCCATGCTGCCCCGCGTCGCGGTGTCGAGCGGGCGGCCGGCGTCGGCGATCGGCGGCGCCGACAGCACGCCCGGCCCCGATCCCAGCGACGATTTCGCCTGCGCCAGCACCGCCAGCGGCATCGCGTCGCGGCCCGAACCCGCGGGCGGGCGCTGAAGCATCGGCTGGCGATCGAGCGCCCTCACCGGCCCTGCTCCACCCGCGGCGCGACCTGGCGCCAGATTTCGGCCGCGACGCGGTCGGCAGCGCTCGCCCGCGGATCGACCGGCACCGTTCCGGCGTGTACCCGCGCCGCGACGCGCGCCAGCGCGGCGGGCAGCGCGTCGGCAATCCGCTGCGCCTCGATCCGCGACGCGCCGCTGATCGTCAGCCGCCCGACGGTCAGCCGTTCGGGCACCGGAGGTGCATCGCCGCTCACTGCACCGTCCCCGCCGGCATCCAGTCGATCGTCGGCATCGGCTGGTCCTGCTTGCGCATTTCCTCGGCCAGTTCGGCCTCGATCAGCGACGCATCGATCGCCGTGCCGCGCTCGGCGGCAAGAAAGGCCGCGCCCAGCGCGATATTGCGGATGCTGCCGCCCGACAGCGGCAGGTCGGCAAGCGCGCGCCAGTCGATCGCCTCGACCGGCGCTTCGCCCGGAAAGGCCCGCTGCCACAGCCGTACGCGCTCGGCGGCGGCGGGCATCGGAAAGTCGATCGTGAAGCGAAACCGCCGCAGGAAGGCGGTATCGATCGCGTGGCGCATGTTGGTGGTGACGATGGTGAAGCCGTCGAACGCCTCGATCCGCTGGAGGAGGTCGCCGACCTCGGCGTTCACATGGCGGTCGGTCGCGTGGCCGACGCTGCCGCGCGCGCCCCAGATCGCATCGCCCTCGTTCCACACCATCACCGCGCCCGACCGTTCGGCGGCGTCGAAAGCGGCGGCGATATTCTTCGACGTCTCACCGACATATTTGCTGATGATCTGGCTGAGGTCGATCAGCATCATCCGGAGGTCCAGCGAGCTTGCCAGCACCTCGGCCGCCATCGTCTTGCCGGTACCGCTCGGGCCCGAGAAAAGCGCGACGACGCCGCGCCCGCGCGCGCCCATCGCGCGGCCGAAGCCCCATTGGTCGAGCACCAGCGCCGCGTGGCGGACATGCCCCTCGATCCGGCGCAGCGCGGCCTCGGTCGGCGCCGGCAGGATGATGTCGCCCCAGTCATAGACCGGCTCGACGATCGTCACCCCGGGAACCGGCGTCGCCGACCCGGCGCGGCCGGCATGATGCCACAGGATACGCAACGCAGCCTCGCCGTCGGGCGCAGCATCGATCAGGCCAAGGCAGGCCGCGACGACGGCGTCGACCTCGGCCGCCGACAGGCGGAACTGCGCCGCGACCCGCAC encodes:
- a CDS encoding baseplate J/gp47 family protein, with amino-acid sequence MSADRYICCDDRRRTLLSQPPANASFTGIDYIEIRAGETTLLPTFIDVMLVNPLPGAAPALTTENFRLAGGVRYPAPADFELLPQGAEPRLYTLEVAAGQLTDFSAYRLAIVRGDDDGAPPAFVDARLAAVDFSFKIGCASDYDCAPDCEEEAEALAADPVFDYRVRDYQGFRRLMLDRIAALVPGFGGDNPVDLTTTLVEALAYRADQLSYKLDWVGTEAFLSTARSRTSIARHARLVDYPVGEGASARLFARFRVEDAAAEGMLLPAATPLLLREEGADPVIAASDYARRLKGIATVFETVGALRLWDWQGSIAFHSWAADECRLPRGALAATLVDASPAGGALAAGDFLLLAETHSPENGKAEDADLAHRHVVRLTRVTPVADVLQPGLKLVTVEWDQADALPFDLVIQAKVDGDAAPATLCAEAAGNIMLADHGASMPPAAHLALTPAETDAVRPRLSPPAPFDDGTWRPILDRGDVARVQHIDLGGVDAAGPAAALAHVDPAECHAALWLDDDFAGWAARPDLLESSRYSRDFVVEEAIDGRVTLRFGDDINGLAPTVGTRFSVGGRFGSGRRANVGAGAIGHVVLKDSIAKRRISVSNPLGAQGGADPESVADIRIHAPVAFRRQERAVVAEDYAARARTHHEVADAVAVPMWTGAWQTILLYIDRNGGAAVDAAFTRDLLRHMEDYRLIGFDIAVRAARLVPLDIELMVCAAPHALRSSVAAGVRAALRPGGADRPGFFHPDHFDFGAPLYLSQLVAAAMAVDGVESVTPRKFQRFGRLADGELAAGVIRPGALEVLQLSDDASFPEQGRLGLVMGGGR
- a CDS encoding GPW/gp25 family protein, whose amino-acid sequence is MSRLAFPFAPAIDGRSAAVAYGSAPHVRQMLELLILTMAGERVMRPDLGSAVRQLLFGAGEGVAAMALEAALQATINQWLGDMLELHELAVHFDGAEAVLDIEVTYEVRSTRTVDRLDIRKELT
- a CDS encoding phage baseplate assembly protein V codes for the protein MTAGPRYFGKYRATVLNNLDAQNQGRIQVQLGDRYGLFPSTWALPCLPFAGKGSSAVVALPAIGSMVWVEFEAGDPDFPIWTGGFWPDPAGFPMAALVGATPVTPNIHLQTTTGTTVTLSDNPAQQVKIQTIAGAMISIGASGIIISNGQGASIAMSGPSVVINGGALTIT
- a CDS encoding eCIS core domain-containing protein yields the protein MRALDRQPMLQRPPAGSGRDAMPLAVLAQAKSSLGSGPGVLSAPPIADAGRPLDTATRGSMESGFGRDFSSIRVHDDARAHDNARSLGARAYAAGDHIVFGEGQYRPESSSGQALIAHELAHSVQQGGVQMKADGPMPAAADAELEAQADRAAAAVTAGRAAPALSRIGTPAVFRAKTDDPAPSGSAASSKGGPTPGLPANWTVVEPKPVDAGTDRLVVAVSGFELPQVKGRGAWVQEVYDLHKPDRLIFTPIFKGKGATVDTYDNVAAYKEGSEKYKTIWLNKYGFTTLKAMGTAFKTAAAANADLKAKIETKEVATILKGFAKERLTDAKCDIDHIVEKQLQGTSSPANLQLLGSSKNQASGRDTYQELVGLVNQLKGTDYGHVRELQFRFTTGISVKPDTDTKDGSQIIEEALRNKVVTGSADVANAEGDPVTMTAGGAPETMKVRKSGATPIDFNFKRIVPGMRLTSYGRTTKKGAADDIDGVLDGKLVKTTGRADEFVKLDATLQKDPAPTAAEAPADGAEEPQKPSERRMLKLRKSKQNDKIAFHYPYLSPGWIKPEIDDAGNLRGSGAIKSTIPMLGEIGINFGPDLLKAKAPIDAAKLKSPIPGLRFTGGAFALQLSPSFVPSGSVQFEIGPKGKPIILGDITAKFAGGAFLAEGTIKPGVGIPGVQEAEGKVRFHSENGWSGELKINSTSVPNTVIDVRVAMAQNGDKLDMTAEGSAKITVKDKTFDLTAQWVDGSITYRGKGRWEKPFKIVDAIEAKVYYRDGYLKVSGGGFFTFREQWKGDITLTYERYPGGSVKVEGIANVDVETKNKKGKGKLSGGIDERGKIYGKGTIAYQITPTIRPELTVELDKEDHLRITGSLTLGPYTLFEKYPKEGKGRRDLFKITTPGFSIPTPIPAVRAYVKFFAGVSYSVFFGPGVVETVKISGSFDPLEENPNIIADIGARFTCVAGFGLYGNFGAELGVDVLFGAGDVHGTITVTPGILGTAKADVEAKGHYEKGSFTVGMHPKFEMSLDATLGIGGAVTISALWGLLSYTWDFDIASFSTNLAKKTVDVGEFSTSFGGDGGSAQEIPGATDKAKMDDVDPMGVIKDIMRRREEKSAPNPNYDPNARPPGRDYIGNKI
- a CDS encoding AAA family ATPase; the encoded protein is MSANDPLLLLSERATLAAFAGEPGDFDALLPMLSQVAPGHPLLRLAEGFGLDAGEAGLVALLYAAAMSETVAGAVQDATRNDRRGMPLWLAQRLLPSLDVGHVAAGAVLMRFGFVAREADTPLIDARMWLDPAVIDRLAGVAPRDPAIASRFLPIGAGADHAPAGWMAAIREALVARGPDGLSPLLLGAHDIEAMAGGFAALGLQAYQLQACDIPADPEARDRLAQGWSREAALDGAALIILADELHAASAAAFAGLVAGHVAIAGTVPLPPMRRAQRVLPAASSPRDAALARWQRALGEARSARLGAGVVRVAAQFRLSAAEVDAVVAACLGLIDAAPDGEAALRILWHHAGRAGSATPVPGVTIVEPVYDWGDIILPAPTEAALRRIEGHVRHAALVLDQWGFGRAMGARGRGVVALFSGPSGTGKTMAAEVLASSLDLRMMLIDLSQIISKYVGETSKNIAAAFDAAERSGAVMVWNEGDAIWGARGSVGHATDRHVNAEVGDLLQRIEAFDGFTIVTTNMRHAIDTAFLRRFRFTIDFPMPAAAERVRLWQRAFPGEAPVEAIDWRALADLPLSGGSIRNIALGAAFLAAERGTAIDASLIEAELAEEMRKQDQPMPTIDWMPAGTVQ